AGTTTCCGGAGCAAAAGTTTCTGCTGATTGATGGCCATGTTGAAGCAGATAATGTTATTTCGGTTGACTTTAAAGACTATGAAGCAGCTTTCTTAGCTGGTTTGGCAGCTGGTAACGAGACAGAAGTAGACAAAATTGGCTTTGTTGCTAGCTGGGACGAAGAGGTAGCAGCAGAGTTTGAAACAGCCTTTAGAACAGGGGTTCAAATTGCCAATGAAGATGCTGAGATTATCGTTCATTCGGTTGAGAATGTTGATGACATTGAAGGAGCTCGTCAAGCGACCCATGAGATGTTTGAGCAAGGCGTTGATGTAATTTACACCGCAGCTTCTAGACCAAATAAAGGGGTTTTTGAAGCGGGGCAAGAGATTAAACGTGAAGACCCTAATCATCTATTCTGGATTATCGGTTCAGATGTAGACCAAATTGATGAAGGTATTTATGTGAAGGAAAACGGAGACGAAGGTAACTTTGCTTTAACATCTACTATTAAACGCTACAACCGTACTATTGAACGCTTTGTTGGTCGCTTAGCAGCGGGTGAAGAAATTGAAGCAGGCATTCATGAGTTAGGTATTTATGAAGAGCAAGTGGATATCCTGAAGGGTCAATTGGAAGACGATACCTATGATTTAGTTGATGAATATCGTAGTCAGATTTTAGACGGAGAATTGGAAGTACAAGATCTGATTGATGAGGCTA
This region of Suicoccus acidiformans genomic DNA includes:
- a CDS encoding BMP family lipoprotein: MKKTLLAAGALVLLAPFATAAAEEDFSLVLIAEPQGVNKYVDVALEGLEGVRLEHGLTEEQVTYVETINQGAAMGNVQEAIGQYEYISLIGNISEHVVETFAQEFPEQKFLLIDGHVEADNVISVDFKDYEAAFLAGLAAGNETEVDKIGFVASWDEEVAAEFETAFRTGVQIANEDAEIIVHSVENVDDIEGARQATHEMFEQGVDVIYTAASRPNKGVFEAGQEIKREDPNHLFWIIGSDVDQIDEGIYVKENGDEGNFALTSTIKRYNRTIERFVGRLAAGEEIEAGIHELGIYEEQVDILKGQLEDDTYDLVDEYRSQILDGELEVQDLIDEANL